The following coding sequences lie in one Spinacia oleracea cultivar Varoflay chromosome 1, BTI_SOV_V1, whole genome shotgun sequence genomic window:
- the LOC110793638 gene encoding probable pectate lyase 5, producing the protein MAFNLSLLLVFSLFVPTFINASHVQDPELIALEVQEKIINATTRRNLGYLSCGTGNPIDDCWRCDHKWAQNRQRLADCSIGFGKGAIGGKNGKMYVVTDKRDDPLNPRPGTLRWGVIQDKPLWIIFDRDMVIKLKEELMVNSFKTIDGRGANVHIAGGPCITIQYVTNVIIHGLNIHDCKRGGNAMVRDSPSHYGWRTISDGDGISIFGGSHIWVDHCSLSSCTDGLIDAIHGSTAITISNNYMTHHNKVMLLGHSDSLTRDKNMQVTIAFNHFGEGLVQRMPRCRHGYFHVVNNDYTHWEMYAIGGSAAPTINCQGNRFLAPNDPDNKEVTKREEWPQSVWKKWNWRSQGDLMLNGAFFTASGAGASSSYARAYSLSAKPSSFVSSITMSAGALNCKKGSHC; encoded by the exons ATGGCATTTAATCTCTCCTTACTCTTAGTCTTCTCTCTCTTTGTTCCTACTTTCATCAACGCCTCCCATGTCCAAGATCCCGAGCTAATAGCACTTGAAGTACAAGA GAAAATCATTAATGCCACTACAAGGAGGAATTTGGGGTACCTCTCATGTGGGACCGGAAACCCGATCGACGACTGTTGGCGGTGCGACCACAAGTGGGCCCAAAACCGCCAACGACTAGCCGATTGCTCCATTGGGTTCGGCAAGGGTGCAATCGGGGGTAAAAACGGAAAAATGTACGTGGTCACGGACAAGAGAGACGACCCGTTGAACCCGAGACCGGGAACCCTAAGGTGGGGTGTGATCCAAGACAAACCATTGTGGATCATATTTGACCGGGACATGGTGATCAAACTCAAGGAAGAGTTGATGGTTAACTCTTTTAAGACAATTGACGGTAGAGGGGCTAACGTCCACATTGCGGGTGGGCCATGCATAACCATACAATACGTAACAAACGTTATAATACATGGTTTGAACATACATGATTGTAAACGTGGGGGTAACGCTATGGTACGTGACTCCCCGTCACACTACGGGTGGCGGACGATATCGGACGGTGATGGGATCTCGATCTTCGGCGGGAGTCATATTTGGGTTGACCATTGTTCACTCTCGAGTTGCACCGATGGTCTAATTGACGCGATCCATGGGTCGACCGCTATAACCATTTCTAACAATTATATGACCCATCATAACAAGGTTATGTTGTTAGGTCATAGTGATTCACTCACTAGAGATAAGAATATGCAAGTTACTATTGCTTTCAACCATTTTGGTGAAGGTTTAGTCCAGAGAATGCCAAG GTGTAGACATGGATATTTTCATGTGGTGAATAATGACTATACTCATTGGGAAATGTATGCAATTGGAGGAAGTGCAGCACCTACAATAAATTGCCAAGGCAACAGATTTCTTGCTCCTAATGACCCTGATAACAAGGAG GTGACAAAAAGAGAGGAATGGCCTCAAAGTGTATGGAAGAAATGGAATTGGAGATCACAAGGTGATCTAATGTTGAACGGAGCCTTCTTCACGGCGTCGGGAGCAGGGGCTTCATCGAGCTACGCCAGAGCGTACAGTTTAAGCGCGAAACCTTCGTCTTTCGTAAGCTCTATCACCATGTCAGCTGGTGCACTTAACTGCAAGAAAGGCTCTCATTGTTAG